atGTCCAGTGATTATACCAGACATTAAAAAAGgggaataaatttaaaaattgaatgTTAGCCAAATAGTACAGCGTTGATATTCCTTGTATTTGTCTTCCATTTCGTCACTTTAAAAGCACAAACGGTGCATTTCATTGTAGTTGTTGCAGTGAtgtctttctgtgtttaaagttgtgttgttttgtgtctgtgttcagGACTTTATGATGCAGCAAACCATGTTGAGGGTGAAGGATCCGACTAAATCCCTGGATTTCTACACCAGGATCCTGGGCATGACGTGAGTTTGAGTTTGTAAGCTGCTGAATTAGAACGTTACAGAAAaagaatggggaaaaaacaactaCCTTGCAAAGAGAAAACAGTTGACCCTCACTGAACTTTGCTAAAAGCTTACcggtagttgttttttttgtacagtttttggtTTATGAACTGTGACTAGCGGACATGCAGCTCTGAGGAAAGTTTCCCTCTGGTGTGCCATATGTTGCAGGCTTCTGCAGAAGTTTGACTTTCCCTCCATGCGCTTCACGCTCTTCTTCCTGGGCTTCGAGGACAAGAAGGAGATTCCTGCCAACGTGAAGGAAAGGACAGCCTGGACGTTTTCGAGGAGAGCCACCATCGAGCTGACACAGTAAGGATCGACACTGGCTCCTGGCTCACTGCCATCGAATATCAGACTCTTATTATACTGTATTTATCTGGCAAATGATTATTAATTTGGCACCAATGACTCGACTGTTCTTAACCGCACACATGCAGACCGGGTTTATAAcggttttgggtttttcattatggtttagtttaatttcattgtaacgttttgtttgtctaatttagtagttttagtttgtttcataCTTTGGCTAATTTTTaagtgcagaattcaaaaaggtccAGGTGTCGTATTGTGATTATGTATATTTGATTGggtgatgaaaactcaacagaaGATTATTTTTGACCAACCAACTGACTTAATGTAAATGCAGTGCCATAAATTGCCGACAGCTAAACACAGAAACTAAGAATATTATATCTATAATTTAagaatgttttagtttgtttttagaaatgtgcGAGATAGTTGCAGTTAATTATAAATTTAGTCTTTATTAGTCttttaatcagaaaaagatAATGACCTTGGTCTGTCAGTCAGCTGTCTCTCCTGGCACAACAAAAGGGAATCGACTCATTTTTCAGACCCTCGTTGAGACGGATTGCATCCGTTTGTAAATCTGCATATTGcgaatttgtaaagaaaaaaaaacaactgttgaGAACCAggtattattttcctttcacttcccAATTCTGCActtacaaaatcttaccaagtatttttggtctagtttctagtgcaaacatcttgaaataaggcaaaactaatctataagtaacttttcagcagaacacagcagcttgttttaagttaataatttcttaacattCCTTAAAAGTccagttccattggcagataaattctACTATAGCAAagcatttttcccatgttatcttgttgaaatattaattataaGTTAAGTTAGTCTTATTTCATGCgtattaatatatttctactagaaactagagcagaaatacttggtatttgttttacttgtggtgtattctctctctcttgtccTCTTGTGTCTCTCAGTAACTGGGGTTCAGAGTCTGATGACAGCCTGTCTTATCACAATGGGAACTCTGACCCACGTGGATATGGtaaatttatttcctgtttttacaaTAAGCGTAGCATTAATTAAATATGTGCACTCCTGTCAGTTCACTTTTATTAAGGcagctatattttttttagttattagcTAAGATTTGCATACATTTCTAACTTCACTGTGCATTAGAAATGAATGGCCTCTCTTTGAATTGCTAATAGGACACATTGGTATCGCAGTTCCTGATGTTTATGCAGCTTGTAAGATGTTTGAGGAGCAAGGAGTCACATTTGTCAAGAAGCCAGATGACGGTAAGACGGgttgggagaaaaataaatctgtgtagTCTCCATGGAcctacagtaaatatttaaagctttcattcattttttctgAGGTGCAGATTTTTGAGGTCAACTCCCTCCTCCCCATGTTTCTCCCTCAGGTAAAATGAAAGGCTTGGCCTTCATCCAGGACCCTGACGGATACTGGATTGAGATCCTGAGTCCCAACAACATGGTGTCCATCACCTCCTAAAGCCCAACCGCATCCCTCCTGCTGCGTTGCATAAGGCCTGGCCTGCTGTGGCTTCACTACAGAGCACAACGCCATTAAGCAACACAGGTGGAAGAGCTGTGAGCCAGTGGGAACATTTGCTCTTTGTCAATATGAATAAGGGTAACCCAGCATGGCCTGGGCTAATAATGGACACCTGACATGCAGACACACGACTTACTGCAACATATTGTTCTCTACTTTGTATAGTTGTCGCTTTTGTTTGTCACCATCATCATGTCTGACGCTGAAACAGTTGATttactgtgaaataaatttgaaagcCACAGCTTAAACCATGGATTTCTACAattatttctgtgatttagaAACCAAAAAGTAATAcgtgtgggggtgggggtgggggaggggggtaGTCTTTGGTTGaactaaaattactttttgtagAGCTTCAAAATGTTGAGAAATAACTTGTAGCTCATTTTCAACAGCATTCATagctaagaaaaaaagtatAGGTGGGTAATGTAAATGACCCACCTATACCAGGtggtaccacccggtaccaggtggtaccacctggtaccgggtggtaccaCCTATTGACTGTTCGCTCTGCTTCTCattaacgtttctaccaggcgggttgaagccgctgctgacgggatctgggctggaggttcgcggctgtaaatagaagttactgcggaacctcaagtgttaaaggaagattcggcccaATTAGAGCATTTAgacttcacaaaataaacatcagagaaaatattgtagcaataattagaactgcagcaaaaagccaaacacgccacaatgaaatgaatcaaaatgtctctaaagcatcggcggactgacaggggccaccgggggattccaggtagattccaggtagattccaggaagattccaggtagattccagagatgtgCATCGCAGCAgctgttcatgcagggccggcccaacgtaatacttaaataaaatataataacattgtcattctctataaataatgctacaggtttagatctatggtctgtgttacaattaaaccatttctaggggcccctgagtgtctggaggcccctaaATGTTTGGAGGCCCCtaaatggcccctaccagcagctactgagttttctttatcttgatattccagtcttataattctaggtctcagaggtttaacatcaaactattatatagagTTAAAACCCCTTTGAGCTCTTTAGATCTATAAATCACTCCGcatccaggttgttctagaagttaaatagatattattggggcttaattagtaaaatggcagcaattttgcttatttcataacttcctaaccagagactttctctcctctgatcagaggagagaaagtctcagatcaactcagccctccaggactgtcagcagcagaaacagaaactttatacctgttgggtaAATTTTAGACTAGATTTACTTTGGATTTCCCCATGTGATGGCAATGATGTAGTAGGATCCagttagattattgattaatatgggttgttggtgtgttgttgtacagtgtttttgttcaatgtgctccttttttaaatttgagcccctgcccctccataggtctctgcacggccctgaggtacgtagtatttcaaaagagcagaggaaatcttgtgttttttgaacaataacaatatttgttgttaagctgttgctaagagatgacagcgttgtctggtaaccaagggccacaatgtaaacattacatattttagtttttcaaagttaatCCACTCTAAATTTTTTgtgtaagcatataagcagtatttaaaaagaaattatgttttataaacaataatattacttattaatttggtgctaatagatgagtgtttttt
This genomic interval from Gambusia affinis linkage group LG02, SWU_Gaff_1.0, whole genome shotgun sequence contains the following:
- the glo1 gene encoding lactoylglutathione lyase produces the protein MGDTGLSDEAAAAACKDGDPLTKDFMMQQTMLRVKDPTKSLDFYTRILGMTLLQKFDFPSMRFTLFFLGFEDKKEIPANVKERTAWTFSRRATIELTHNWGSESDDSLSYHNGNSDPRGYGHIGIAVPDVYAACKMFEEQGVTFVKKPDDGKMKGLAFIQDPDGYWIEILSPNNMVSITS